The Tubulanus polymorphus chromosome 3, tnTubPoly1.2, whole genome shotgun sequence nucleotide sequence TCTTTCACTTATTAATAGTGGGttgatcttgatgaaacttgggtACGATGTTAGTATGGGGGCCCAGTGAACCACCTAGTGGCAGAACTAGGcaataaaaactgtttttcagCGACATGACCTTGAAGATGACCTCGTAACTGAGGAACGAGGTTGTTATTCAAAAAGTTCTCTTGACAAAATTTAGCTGTCGTCTTCGCCCTAGATACAACATATATCCAAAATGCTATGAGAACTAACACATGGTAATTTCTGAGTTCAAGCCTGAGCTATCTATATTTCATTGTTGTAATATTGTTGACTTTATTGTAGTTAAATGTTCGAGATGCGCTAAATCAAGCAATTGATGAAGAATTGAAGCGGGACGACAGAGTGTTTCTGTTAGGCGAAGAAGTTGCGCAATACGACGGCGCTTACAAGGTATAAGTCGCGTTACCGGTTTAGATTATCTTATGTTTTCATGATGATCGAAATAAGCGAGCGATCGACTTTGGAAAATCTTTTTTCAGGTTAGCAGAGGTTTATGGCAGAAATATGGAGACAAAAGAATCATCGATACTCCTATCACTGAGGTAGGCATCGGCTTTGAAATAAccggtaaaagtttttattttttttcgaaattttcagaatttcaggtgtttatttttaatttttcagatGGGATTCGCAGGTATTGCAGTTGGGGCTGCCTTCGTAAGTATAAAAAACACATCAGATGCAAACTTCTGACTACGAaaaaattgtatgaatatttgctGTAAATTATGTTTGATTCGTAGGCTGGTTTACGACCGATCTGTGAATTCATGACATTCAATTTCTCCATGCAAGCTATCGATCAGGTAACTCTCTTGAAAAGTGCCACGTCTTCCGAATTGAGTGTAAATTTTGATGTTAAGTTGTGTTGCTATTTTTCTATCAAATCAGGTGATAAACTCGGCAGCAAAATCTCACTACATGTCCGCCGGAAAGGTTAGTAGCTGAGAAGCAATAGATTCATAGTACTCCCAAGTAATTACAAAAAGGCTTAAATAGAATTATCGTCCCCCACAATATGTATTTGGTTAACTAGAAATGTTAGAACAATAATTGGGTGTTGGCCTGTTATGTGTCCTACGAGGACCTGGCACGCCAGCTAGGCATGCGGTATAGTTATTCCACCGGGCTTCCACAGAAATTTCAGGTAATTAGAATTTGAGCCCATTTTCGATTTAAGAAAAGGCCGGACGCAAGATTTTCACAAGACTTTCCACATTTTCGGGATTCatagattttatttgtttatccATCAAATTTCAGAATATTTTAGCAAGATGTTTTAACTAATTGTATTTGCCGTACCCGTAAGAAATTAAATCCAGCGTTCGTCTCAAAAGTAGTGTTACCCGGTCCAACAACAACCCAAAACGGGTGTAGACTTTCTCTACAGCAGTCGTATAATGTATGTCCATTTCAAATTCCTAGGTGGCGGTACCCATCGTATTTCGGGGACCTAACGGGGCAGCTGCGGGAGTAGCCGCTCAACATTCTCAGTGTTTCGCTGCCTGGTACGGTCATTGTCCCGGTCTGAAAGTCGTTTCGCCTTATTCATCAGAGGATGCGAAGGGTCTGTTGAAATCGGCAGTTAGAGATGATAACCCAGGTACGTCACAGTGAATAGTAACTACATTTCTAAAGGGAGTGTTCAGCGCTCGTGTTCGGGCTATTTTGTGGAAGTTACGCTAGACTTGGCCTTATTTGGGACTGTTCAAGTCAATTTGGTAATCGGCTTGATTCAGTAAATTTTGCTcaaaagtatttcaaatacatgAAGATTAGAGTAAAAATTCACTGAATTGAGCAGTGCTGAATAATTTGGGAAAAAATCCCATTTCTCAACTCGGTGTCCAGTCAATCTGGTGTCAATTTCACTGAGTAGGACGTAGTCTATTGTAGGATGATATTTGATAAGGTGAAGGGAGTATCAGAAATGTCTTCATCAAGCTGAACGCCCACGGCATAGGGAAACAAAGAATCAACATGTTTGATCTTGGAAACATTTCTTCCCGAAACCATgttttagatttcattttgaaatattccaaTGCAACGATACAGTATATACACTAGCTAAACATCAATCTGACATTTTATGCTGTGTTGAATACAAATAGTTATACGCAATATTTTTgcgtgatattttgatatatgaaaatacaacGGAGTTTTAGTTACAGGATAAGGTGGTTGTTTTCTGAAACTTGTTTCTATCTCCGGTTTCCCTGTGTCGCGTACGTTGGGCTTAAATGGAGGCAGAGACAGCAATTCAGACTCGCAGATTTTTGAATCAATGTAGCAATGTGATCGGTATTCACATGCAACACTGTACCGGTTGATGTACTGCTAGCATTGAAAAAGCGCATGTGGGAGGAAGGAGGTTAAATGAAGATCAGAAATAAGGTCATACATGGGTATAGGGATGTAAAAATGGCGTGGACACTTTTTGAACTTAGAACAACAGTCTTATAGTATTATAGTATtataatctaaatataatcatttGTTTTCAGTTGTTAtgttagaaaatgaaatactcTACGGTACACAGTTTCCGATGTCTGATGAAGCCTTGTCACCCGATTTCGAAATCCCGATCGGAAAAgccaaaatagaaagagaa carries:
- the LOC141901281 gene encoding pyruvate dehydrogenase E1 component subunit beta, mitochondrial-like; the protein is MASLTSLQTLSRAVTRALNTRHFSGSSSFSAQQLNVRDALNQAIDEELKRDDRVFLLGEEVAQYDGAYKVSRGLWQKYGDKRIIDTPITEMGFAGIAVGAAFAGLRPICEFMTFNFSMQAIDQVINSAAKSHYMSAGKVAVPIVFRGPNGAAAGVAAQHSQCFAAWYGHCPGLKVVSPYSSEDAKGLLKSAVRDDNPVVMLENEILYGTQFPMSDEALSPDFEIPIGKAKIEREGKHVTLVSHSRAVGICLEAAVELEKIGVECEVINLRTIRPMDEEAIVNSVMKTNHLITVEQGWPQFGVGSEICAKIIESPAFNYLDAPVIRVTGADVPMPYAKSLEENALPHPHNVVRQVKKTLNIQ